The Armatimonadota bacterium DNA segment AGCGTCACGACCACGATCACCAGCGACGAGGTCTGGGGCAGAATATGCCGCACTATTATCCGGAAGTCGTCGAGCCCCGCCGCCTTGGCCGCCAGGACGTACTCGCGCTCCTTGAGCGATAGAACCACACCTCGGATGAGCCGCGAGAACCCGGCCCAGCCGATGAAGGACAGGATCAACGTGATCAGGTAGAACCGCGTGGTACACCCCACCGCCGACGGCAGCACGGCGCTGAGCGTCAGCAACAGGTAGAACTCGGGGAAGGCAATGATGATCTCCGACAGGCGCATCATGACATTGTCCGCCCTGCCGCCGTAGTAGCCAGCCAGGCCGCCATAGATCATGCCGATTGGAATGGTGATGGCCGCTGCCATGATGCCGATTGTAAGCGAAATGCGCGAGCCGTAGAGGATGCGGCTGAACTGGTCCCTGCCCGACTGGTCCGTTCCCATCAGGAAGATGCGGCCGGGCTCGTCCACCCCAAAGAAGTGCAGCGTAGAGGGGACAACGCCAAACAACCGGTAGGGCTCTCCGCGCACGAAGGTCCGCACATAGTACCTGCGCGTCTGGTCCACGTCGAACCTGCGCAGCCCTGGGTCGGCCAGCGTCGTCCCGTGGACGAACGGCCTCAGGCTGAATCCCTGTTCATCGCGAAATGTGGGAATGATCGGCGGGTGGAAGAAGCGCTCCCGGTCTGAGAAGTCCAACGTGTACGGCGCCAGGAACTCGGCGAAGACGGCCAGGGTGTAGAGCACGATCAGCACCCCGCCGCCGAACAGTGCCATTCGGTGCTTGCGGAGCTGCCGCCAGGCGAGACGCACCTGCGTGCGCACCTGTCCGTCCGCCGCCGGCTCCGGCAGCGTCGGACGCGTCTGCCGGAACGCGCTCCTTGCGCCCTGAGTCATGCTGTACCCGTACCTCCTAGTCGTACCGTATGCGGGGGTCGCTCACCACGAGCAGCACGTCCGCTATGAGGTTTCCCGCGACCAGCGTCACCGAACCGATCACCAGCGACGCCATCACCACGTAAAGGTCCTTCTGAATCGTCGCCTCCACGATCAGCTTGCCGATTCCGGGCCATCCCATCACGTTCTCCAGGATCGCCGAGCCGCCCAGGAGCCCGCCCAGACTGAACCCGAAGATCGTGATCAGGGGATTGATGGCGTTGCGCACCGCGTGCCTGTTTATGACCGCCCTCTCGGCCAGGCCCTTGCTCCGGGCGGTTCGGACGTAGTCCTGGCGCAGCACCTCCAGCAGGTTCGCCCGCATCTGGCGCATCAGGCCGGCCACGCTCAGCACGCCCAGGACCAGCACCGGCAGCACCATGTGGTGGGCCACATCCAGGATCTTCCCCCACCAGGGCAGGAAGTCGTGGTCAATGCTGGTCATGCCGCCGATTGGGAACCAGCCCGTTCTGAACGCCAGGTAGAGCAGGAACAGCCCAGAGAAGAAGGTCGGGGTCGAGATGCCCAGGTACGCGGAGAACGAGAGCACGTTGTCGGATGCCGAGTACTGCCGCCGGGCAGCGTGTATCCCCAGCGGTATGGCGATTGCCCAGGCAACCGCGAACGACACCGCGTTCAGCAGCACCGAGTTCATCAACCGCGACCCAATGAGCCAGATCACCGGCACCTGGAACGCGAACGAGTAGCCGAAATCCAGTCGGAGCGCGTTCCATAGCCATCTGAGGTACTGGATGTGCAGCGGCTGGTCCAACCCGAAGCTCGTGCGCATCCGGTCCACGGTCTCGGTGCTGACCACCGGGTTCATGCGGGCCTCGGCCAGAAAGTCCCCCGGTGAAAGCTGGATGATGGCGAAAGAGATCAGCGTGATCCCCAGAAGCATTGGGATCAGGTGGAGCAGACGGCGCGCGATGTGCCTGAGCATCGGCATCGGGCAGGAGGGGCCGAAGCCCCTCCTGCCCTGTAGGGCCTACCTGTACGGGGTCCGGTAGTACAGCTCCTCGATGTCCGCGGTGCTGCCGCCCAGGCCGAGCCGGATGTTGCCCAGCGTGTTGCGCACGGCCGGCTGGGTGAGCGTTGTGGCGAAGTAGATCATCGGAACCTGCTCGGCCACGATCTCCTGCCAGCGGTTGTAGAGCTGCTTGCGCTTGTTCTGGTCCACCATCTGGGCGGCCTGGTCGAAGATGCGGTCAATCTCGGTCTCCCAGTCCGTCGCCGGGGACTCCTGGCGCGGGTGCCACATGTGGAGCGAGCCGGTCGAGCGCCACACGTTCTGGCCTGTGTGCGGCTCCAGCCCGCCGGTCAGCCCGATGATGATCGCCTCCCAGTTGAAGGTGCCGGTCAGCTTGCCCACCAGTGTGTTGAACGCCTCGGGAGCGAACGTGACACGCATCCCCAGTTTGGTCAGGTCCTGGCGCACCAGGTTGCCGATCGCTTCGCGGTCGGTGTTCCCGGCGTTGGTGGCCATGGTGAACTCGACGATGTTGCCGGCCGGGTCGCGGAGCAACCCGTCGGAGCCCTTTGAGAACCCTGCCTCACGGAGCAGCGCCTCGGCGCGCGCCACATCGTAGGCGTAGCGGCGCGTGTTCGGGTTGAAGAAGAACTTGTTGGCAGGGCTGACCGGGCTGAACTGTGCGGTCGCCCGTCCCGCGTACACCTGGCGGGCAATGGCGTCACGATCAACCGCGTGGCTGACCGCCTGCCGGAACTTCGCGTTCTGGAACCAGGCCAGCTTGGGGCCGGAGATCCCCTTGGGGTTCTGGTTGAAGACCAGGAACTCGGTGGAGAAGGTGGGCGGTCCGTCGAAGATCGTGAAGTTGCCGGCGGTCTCCTTCTGCTTGAACTCCGCGAACTCGCGCGGCCGCGCGGCATAGAAGTCGGTCTCCTTGGCCTCGAACTTGAGCCGGGCGGCGTCGAGATTCGGTACGACGACGATGACCAGGCGGGCCAAGTAGGGCAGCCGCTGGCCCTTCTTGTCCACCCTGTAGTACTTGGTGTTGCGCAGGAACACGATCCGCTGCCCCGGGACGTACTGCTGCATCACATAGGGTCCCTGGCCGATGATCTCGCGCGGCGGCGTGGCCACGCTCCAGGTGCGGTTGAACTCGGAGGCGCCCTGCTTGAGCGCGCCTTCCAGTTTGTGCTTGGGCAGGACGCTGAAGCCGATCGTTCGTAGGAACGGTCCAAACGGTTGCTCGGTCTTGAACTCAACCGTGAACTGGTCCACCTTCTTGTACTGGATCGGCTTGCCGGCGATCGTCAGCACGTCAGGCAGACTGGACTGCACGCCCTTGGTGAAGGCCGCGTCCAGCGTGAAGACCACGTCGTCGGCCGTCACCGGAGCGCCGTCGTGCCAAGTAACGCCCTTGCGCAGCTTGAACCGCCAGGTGCGCCCGTCCTTGCTCACGGTCCAGGACTCGGCCAGCGCACCCTCGATCTCGGTCGAGATCCGGTTGGTCTCAACCAGCCCATCGAAGGAGTAGCCCAGGGGCACCGTGGACGAGGTTTCCTGAGCCACCACCGCGTTGAACGTCCGCGGGTCGGAGATCGAGGTGGTAACGTAGGTGCCGCCGAACCGCCCGACCTCGCCCTCGGCGACGACGGGGTTCAGGATATCCGGCAGCGTCAGTTTGGGGGGCTGGGCGACCACCGGCGTGGAAACTACAAGCGCGCCGGCGATCGCCATCACCGCCAGTCTGAGAACCATCCCTCTCATGTCACACCTCCTTATCCCGGGCCCCGGGAGAGGGCCGGGCTGGGCCTCCAAACGCCTTGCCTTCCTCACCTCAAGTATAACAGCGCAGTCAGCGGTAACTGTATAACTACGCCGGGCCTGGGGCAACTCCTGCAGCGGGTCACTCGGCGCGCTCTAGAGGGGCGTAGCTCAGCGCCAGGCGCTTAACCGCGCCGGAAAACCGGACGGTCACTATTGCCGCTTCGCCCTCCCCTTCCGTGTCCAGCACCTCGCCGTCGCCGAACTTCGAGTGCCGGACGCGCATCCCCACCTCGAAGTGCGTCAGCGAACGGCGCGCGTCCAGTCGGCTCCTGCCGCTCCCTGGAGCCGCGGCCTGCCCAGGGCCGGGACGTGCCGGCCACTCCACGGTCGGACGGACCGCGCCCGCGGTCAACTCGGGCGGGACCTCCTCCAAGAAGCGCGAAGGCAGCGCCATGTTGGGCGCGCCGAAGGTCGCGCGCGTGCGTGCATGGGTTAGATACAGCCGGTGCTTGGCTCGCGTGAACCCCACATAACAGAGGCGTCGCTCCTCGTCCAGCCCGCCCTCCTCTTCCAGCGCGCGGACGTGCGGGCAGAGGCCCTCCTCCAGCCCGGTGACGAACACGGCAGGGAACTCCAGGCCCTTGGCGCTGTGCAGCGTCATAAGGGTCACACGGTCGAGGTCGTCCCGGTGGGTGTCCACATCGGCTACGAGTGCCAGGTGCTGGAGGAAGGCTGCCAGGCCGGGCTCGCCTGCGGACTCCTCGATCTCGCGCGCGACGGTCACGAGCTCACGCACGTTCTCCAGCCGGCTGAAGGCCTCCTCGGTGCCCTCGGCCTGCAGCATCGCCTGGTAGCCCGTCTGTGCGATAGCGCGGGTGATCACGTCGCCGGCCGGCAGCACGGCAGCGGCCTCGCTCAGGCCGGCAATCAGGCCGGCAAACGCCTCCAGCGTGCGGGCAGCGGCGCGCGGCAGGCCATCGGTGATCTCGGGCCGCCGCATCGCCTCCAGCATCGTGCACCCGGCGGCCCGGGCGCTGCTCGTGAGGCGGGCCAGGGAGACGTCCCCGATGCCCCTGCGCGGCGTGGCAAGTGCGCGCCGCAGATTGACCTCGTCACCGGGTGCCACGGCCAGGCGCAAGTAGGCCAGGATGTCCTTGATCTCCTTGCGCTCGTAGAAGCGCACGCCGCCCACGACCTGGTAGGGAATACCGGCCTTGAGGCACTCCTCCTCCAGGAGCCGGGACTGGGCGTTGGTCCTGTAGAGCACCGCGATCTCCCGCAGTCGCACACCATCTGCGGCCAGGGCGCGGACCTGCTCGGACACGAACCTTGCCTCGTCGCTGCCGTCCAGCGCGTCGTAGACCTGTACCGGCAGGCCCTCCTGGTTGCCGGTCCATAACTCCTTGGCATGCCGGTGAGGGTTGTGCCGGATCACCGCGTGCGCCGCGGCCAGGATCGTCTTAGTCGAGCGGTAGTTCTGGGTCAGCGCCACGACCTTCGCGTCCGGGTAGTCGCTCTCGAACTCCAGGATGTTGCGGACGTCCGCGCCGCGCCAGCGGTAGATCGAGTTGTGCACCAGCACGCCGTTGGCCACGAATGTCCTCAGGTCGGGCACATCCAGATCGAAAACGGGCCCTTCGTAGTGCCCCATGGTCCGGGTCGTCACCTCGTCCTCCACCACACGCCCGCCATGCACGACCGCCAGCCGCATGCCCGGATGGAGGTGCCCGAGTGGCAGGACGAGGTGGACAGGCCGTGATCGCGATGCCGCCTGCCCGGTCGCTGCCGATCCGCCCGCAACACGGGCGCGCAGCACCGGCTCCCCTTCCACCGTCGCCGCGAGGTCCCGAGCCATACGCCACCCGGCGTCGTAGTCACGGCAAATCTCCGCGCCCGACGTCACCAGTTGAATGCGGTGATCGTGCCAGGGGCGCTGCTGGTAGGTGCGACCGTCGCCAAACATCGTGAAGTGCACGAGCCGCCGGGTCGTCTGGCCCCTGATCACGGCCCCAGAACGATGGTGGGGATATTCGGGGAACATCTCCAGGTCCGACAGCAACCGGTGCGCGCGATCCTCGGTCTCGATCTCTCGAAAGATGCGATCCACGTGGGGCTGTCCGATCTGCATCCGCCGGCCGCGGACCTGAAAGACGGTCGTGGGGATCCCGTACCTGAACGCGTAGAGCTGCTCGATGTAGGCTGCCTCCGCCTCATCGTGGGACGCGGCCAGCACCCAAAGGCGCTCTGCGACCTCACCGTTCAGTCTCAGCGCGAGACCACTGTCCACCCCGCCCGGTGTCCTGCTGCGTACGCCGCGGGTGCGTCCGATTCTGTATCCCACGCCACGCCGGTGCATGAGATAGACATAGTGGAGGTCTGGATGAGGAACAAGCCTGGCAAAGACGAGATGGTTGGGCGTCGCGGCCAGCCTCAACCCGCCCGCCGTTTCCACGGTCACGACGGGCCCGCGATATTCACGCCGCAGCGGTGCGGCGGTGCGCGCCGGGGCCAGGCGGCCGGATCCGCAGGCCGCCTGAATGATTGAGCCTTCCTCGATGGACTCGATGGACGTCGCACCTGGAGTGGGCGTTGCACCTGGCGGAGAGGCCTGCCCGGAGCTTGCCATCGCGATCAGCGTGCCCGCAGGCAGGCACTGGTCGTCGTCTCCCACCACGGTCACGTTCCGATGCCCGCCCGCCAGCGCGCGCACAAGCAGGTACTGCGCGTGGTTGGTGTCCTGGTACTCGTCCACCAGCACGTGCTCGAAGCGATCCTGGTACCTGCGGAGCACGTCCGGATGCTCATCGAACAGCCGCAGCACCTCGCACATCAGGTCGTCGAAGTCCAGCGCGCCCTGGGCGCGCAGCTCTGCCTGGTACGCCTGCCAGACCCTGGCCGTCGCCTCCTCCATGAACGTTGAGGCGCGGGCGGCGTACCGGGCCACATCCAGCACCTCATCCTTGGCCCGCCCGATCATCGCGTGAATCGCGGCCGGCGGGTACCGCCGCTCGTCGAGCCCCAGCGCGGCCATGCAGTCGCGGATCACCCGGCGCTGGTCGTCCTCGTCGTAGATCGCGAACTGCGCAGGGACGCCGATCGCCTCGCAGTCGGCCCTGAGGATGCGGCTGCAGGTGGCGTGGAAGGTGCCGACCCAGATCGGGCGGGCGACCGGTCCGCCCAGCAGCGCGTCAATCCGCTCGCGCATCTCGCGCGCGGCCTTGTTGGTGAAGGTGACCGCCAGGATGCGTCCGGGAGCGATGCCTCGCTCACGGATCAGGTAGGCGATCCGGTGCGCTAGGACCCGGGTCTTGCCCGAGCCGGCACCGGCCAGCACGAGCAGCGGCCCGCCTGGATGGATAACCGCATCGCGCTGCGGAGGGTTCAGGGAGGAAAGCAGGTCCATGGTCTGCCGTCCACTATATCGGGAGGGCGGCGGCGGCGCAAACAGGGCTTGGGCCCTATGGGATCAGGTCAGTCAATCTCTGCGAACACGGTTTGAAGGGGAAGCGCGAGGTCGGGGAGCGGCAGTGCGCCCTGCAGCACCTCGTCCCGCGCGAATCGCATCACGTCGGCGTGCGCGTGAACTGTCACCGTCCGCGCGTCTGGATCGACGACCCACACCCCATGGGCGCCGGCCCGCAGGTAATCAGCTACCTTCGCCGCGACCTCGGAGGGTCGATCGTCAGGCGAGAGCACCTCGACCGCGAGATCGGGTGGACCAGGGAAGAACTTCGCGGGGAGCGGTGAGGGCACGCGTCGTTTCAGCACGACCGCGAGGTCCGGCGCCCGAACGGTCGGGGGCTCCTTGATTAGGATGAAACCGGCGTCGGACACGACGATGCCCAGACCACGGGCCGCCACATGCTCGCGGAGCCGCTGGCCCAGGCTCAGAACCAGCACCCCGTGGCGAACCCCCGGTGGGACCAGTTCGATCACCTGCCCTCCGATGAGCTCCGCCTTGGGCAACCGGTGGGCCAGGTGCCAGAACTCCTCAACGGAGACTGGGGTCCGAGTTTCAGGCGCCATGACGCAAGTATAACACCCTCCAGGTCCACCCCACATATTCATTCGGCAGCGGATTCCGTTCTTTCAGGGGGTCAGGCCGAACCGTGCGAGTAGAACGTCGGGGGCTCCTATTCCCACTCTATCGTAGCCGGGGGCTTGCTTGTGATGTCGTAGACAACCCGCGTGACGCCGGGCACCTCTCGGGTGATGCGGCTGGCCACCGCCTCGAGCACCTCTTCAGGCAGGCGCGCCCAGTCGGCGGTCATGCCGTCCTCGCTGGTCACCGCGCGCACGACGATCACCTGGCCGTAGGTGCGGGCATCGCCCATCACGCCCACGGTGCGCACCGGTAGCAGCACCCCGAACGCCTGCCAGATCTCCAGGGCAAGTCCGGCCTCCCGCAGCTCCTCCAGGATGATGGCGTCGGCTGAGCGCAGCGGCTCGAGTCGCTCGGCCGTGACCTCGCCCATGATCCGGATTGCCAGCCCCGGCCCGGGAAAAGGATGGCGCACGATCATGCGATCGGGCAGCCCGAGCTGCCTGGCGACCTCGCGCACCTCATCCTTGAACAGATCGCGGAACGGCTCCACCAGCCGCAGCCGCATCCGCTCGGGCAGGCCGCCGACGTTGTGGTGGGTCTTGATGCGGGCCGCGGTCCGGGTGCCGCTCTCGATCACGTCAGGGTAGAGCGTGCCCTGCACCAGGTACTCGATCGCGCCCAGACGCTGGGCCTCTTCCTCGAAGACGCGGACGAACTCCTCACCGATCGTGCGCCGTTTCTGCTCCGGGTCGGTCACCCCGGCCAGGTGGGCCAGGAACCGCGCCCGTGCGTCCACGTGGATCAACGGCACCTGGAAGGCATCGCGGAAGGTCTTGACCACCTGCTCCGGCTCGCCTTTCCGGAGCAGGCCGTGATCAACGAAGATGCAGGTGAGCTGGTCTCCGATGGCGCGGTGCACGAGAGCCGCCGCGGTGGCCGAATCCACGCCGCCTGAGAGCGCGCAGAGCGCCCTGCCCCTGCCCACCTGCTCCTGAATCAAAGTTACGCTGCGGTCTATGAACGACACCATCGTCCACGACGGATCGCAACCGCAGATCCCGTAGAGGAAGTTGCGCAGCACCTCGATCCCCCACGGCGTGTGGGAGACCTCGGGGTGGAACTGCAGGCCGTAGAGACGTCGTGAGCGGTCGGCCATCGCGGCCACCGGGCTGCTGTCGGTGTGGGCGAGCGCCGCAAACCCAGGCGGCAACTCGGCCACCGAGTCGCCGTGGCTCATCCAGCAGATGAGGCGGGGCTCCAGGCCGGCGAAAAGATCGCTGCCGTCGTCCACGAACAGGCGCGTGCGGCCGTACTCCCGCTGCTCGACCGCGGCGGTACGGCCGCCCAGCAGGTGCGCCATCAGCTGCATGCCGTAGCAGATCCCCAGCACCGGCACGCCCGCATCGAACAGCGCCGGATCCACCAGGAGCGCCCCTGGCTCGCACACGCTCGCCGGACCGCCGGAGAGGACGATCCCCTGCGGACGAAGGGCCAGTATCTGCTGCAGCGGTGTATCGTAGGGCAGGATGAGACTGTAGACCCGGCTTTCTCGGATGCGCCGGGCAATCAGTTGGGCGTACTGCGCGCCAAAGTCGAGAACGATCACCGGGCGAGGCACGGCGCCCGGCTGCGTGGGGAGCATGAGCTGCGGCTGCGCGGGCGTCAGCGTCCCTGCCCCACTTTCTGGCTGAACTGCGCGGCCTTGCCCTCGGTGCCAAGCGCCGGGGCGAGGACGACCTCGGCCGCGTGCATCTCGCGGATCGTCGCGGCCCCGCACAGCCCCATCGCGGTGCGCAGCGCCTCGATCAGGTTGTGCGATCCGTCGTCCACCCGAGCAGGGCCCAGCAGGATCTGCCGGAGCGCGCCCGTTGTGCCCACGCGGATTCGCGTACCGCGGGGGAGCGCGGCGTGCGGCGTGGCCATCCCCCAGTGGAAGCCGCGGCCCGGGGCCTCTTCGGCCCTCGCCAGCGCCGAGCCCAGCATGACCGCGTCGGCCCCGCACGCGATCGCCTTTGCCACGTCCCCGCCCACCGCTATGCCTCCGTCGGCCACCACCGGCACGTAGATCCCGGTCCGGCGCAGGTGGTCGTCGCGCGCGGCGGCCACATCGCAGATCGCCGTTGCCTGCGGCACACCGATGCCGAGTACCCTGCGGCTGGTGCAAGCCGCGCCCGGCCCGACCCCCACGAACAGCGCTGCGGCGCCGGCCTCCAGCAGGCCTGCCGCCGCCTCGTACCCGACGCAGTTGCCCGCCATCACCGGGACCCGTGCGCGGGCCGTGAGCGAGCGCAGCGATACCGCTCTGCCGCGCGAAGAGCGGTGTTCCTCGGTTACAACGGTGGACTGCACGAGCAACAGGTCGGCGCCGGCCTCCTCGGCCAGCGGCGCCAGGCGTCCGGCGGCGGCAGGCGTCATCGAGACCGCGCACGCGGCGCCTGCATCCTTGATGGCGCGGATGCGCGCGGCCACAAGCGCATCGTCAATGGGCGCGCGGTACAGCCGTTGGAGCAGGCCGACCACCTCGTCCGGCGCCGCGGCCGCGATCGCGTCCAGCGGTTCGGCGGGGTCGGCGTACCGCGTCTGCAGGCCTTCAAGGTTGAGCACGGCCAGGCCGCCCAGGTCCGCGATGATGCCTGCGGTGCGCACGTCCACCACGCTGTCCATTGCGGACGCCACGACAGGGAGCCGGAACGCGTGTCCGCCCACCTGCCAGGAGCAGTCCACATCCTCGGGATCCAGTGTCGAGGCCGCCGGCACCAGGGCGATATCGTCGAGACTGAAGGTGCGCCGAACCTTCCGGCCATGCCCCAGCCACTCGCCAGGTGCTTCCGGCCCGCTGACCCGGGCGGCACCGCGCGTCGGGGTCTGGACGATCATGGCTCTCGCCTCCTGTGGCTAGATGCCGTAGAGTTCTGGCTTGAGGACGCCTATGAAGGGCAGGTTCCTGTAGCGGCCCGAGTAGTCGAGTCCGTATCCGATCACGAACTTGTCGGGGATCTCGAACCCGCGGAAGTCAATCGGCACCTCGCGCCGGCGGCGGGGCCGCTTGTCCAGCAGCGCGCACACCCGCAGCGATGCCGGGTACCTGGCCTTGAGCGTCTCGAGCAGGTAGTCCATGGTCAGGCCGGTGTCAATGATGTCATCGACCACCAGCACGTGCCGACCCTCGATGCTCTGATTCAGGTCCTTGAGGATGCGGACGATGCCGCTGCTCTCGGTGGAGTCCCCGTAGGAGGCCGTGGCCATGAAGTCCACGTGGCAGGGGATCGTGATCGCCTTCAGCAGGTCCGCGAGAAAAACGAAGGCACCCGTCAGGATGCCTACTAGCAGGGGTTCTTTGGTGTCGTACTCAGTGCTGATGCGCCGTCCGAGTTCCCGGATTCGATCCTGCAGGACCTCCTCCGGGATGAGGATTTCGTCGACGTCGTCTGCCAGGCCCAACGGCGGTCCTCTCCTTGCGTGCGGATTTGAGTCATTATAAGCCGGCCCTAAACAGGGCGTCAATCGGGGGTTCGGGCGGGGCAGTGGATCAGTCTGGCCGTCCGCTGTCTAGCGCATCCGGATCTGCTCGATAACTGGAGCATCGATCCGTGTACGGTCGTCGGCTTCGGTCCACACTTCCCGGTGAACACTAGCGGGGTCACCATGGTAGAGATGGACCAGTATGCCCTCAATCTTGGCGACCTTGAGAGCTGGGATGAAATCGCTGTCCCCGGTTAGAATCGCAGCGCGGTCAATACGCTGCTTGGCTGCGAGAAGGACCATATCCACGCCTAGCATGATATCAACCCGCTTCTGCTCAAAGATCTGCTTCCCATCGGTCGCGTCTATGCCGCGGTATTCCAGCTTTCCCAGTCGGATTTCAAACCGCGGCAGACGGGAAAGGGCGTCCATGAACCTTCTCGCCCTTGCATACCTCTCGCTTTCTTCTTGGGTCGGGGGGTTACCCTGGTAAGGCATACAGTTGTAATAGTAGGCCCGCAGAAGCGCGTTTCCGCCCGCCATGAACTCGACCAGCCTCCCAAAGTCGATCCTGGCCAAGCCGAATTCGTCCCGAAGGACGGCGGACCAATACCCTCCGTCAATGAATACGGCTGTCTGGCGTGTTGGCACGGCGCAACCCCCCTAAACAACGGCACAGAAGCAGGAAGAGGAGGCCCCCTTCGGGGTCTCCTCATCTTTCCCGCCGTGCCTGTGGGACGGCGGGGAGCATATAGACTCTTCGCCCATCTATGTTACCCTCCACTCGGCATTTGTCAACAAACAGACGTTCGACTGTCAGGAGGGGTTGGCGCGGCTGCCCGGCTTGCGCACGGGCACGCCCTCCCGGCACTGAGGGCACCGGTCAGGAGCAAACGTCGGCAGGTCGAGGGTGACGAGCGCTTCCAGAGGGGCCTCCAGGTCCATGCGGCCGCCGGTCCGGTCCACCAGCGCGCCGAAGCCCACCACCTCGCCGCCGGCTGCCCCCACCAGGGAAGCCACCTCCGCGGCCGACCCTCCGGTCGTGATAACGTCCTCCACCACCAGGACCCGCTCGCCCTCGGCGATCGCGAAGCCGCGCCGCAGCGCCATCTGTCCGCCGTCCCTCTCTGCGAAGATCGCGCGCACGCCCAGTGCCCGCGCGACCTCGTGCGCAACCACCACCGCGCCCAAGGCCGGCCCGATTACCACATGCGGCCGCAGCGGCCGCAGGCGTTCGGCCAGCGCCGCACCCAAGGCCTGCGCCTCCTCTGGGTACTGGAGGATCAGTGCCGACTGCACGTAGATGGGACTGTGCAGACCGGAAGAGAGCAGGAAGTGACCGTCCGCCACCGCGCCGCGCCGGCGAAACAGGGCGAGCCAGGCCTCGCCCGTCATGCCCCAACACCTGGAGGCGGCCCGGCATCCAACATTCGCGCTGCAGGCGTCCGGCGCAGGGCAGCGGCCATCTCCTCGGCCACCGCCTGCGCGGCCCACGCCGGATCGGCCGCGGCCGTGATGGGACGGCCAACCACCAGGTAGTCGGCGCCGGCCCGCACCGCCTGCCCAGGCGTCGCCACGCGCGCCTGGTCGTGGACCGCTGCCCCAGAAGGCCGGATCGCCGGTGTCAGCACGCGGAAGGCGAGACCGCAGGCGGCCTTGATCCGCGCGCACTCCCGCGCCGACGCCACAACGCCCGCGAGGCCGGCTGCTTGGGCCCCAGCTGCGGCGCGCAATACGCTGGCGCCCACCCGGCCGGCGTCACTGGTCAGGCGCGTGACCCCGAGCACGCCGGTCGCACCGCCGGATCGCCGTGCGGCGTCTGCCGCGGCCTCCATCGCCGCTGGCCCGGCCGCGCAGTGTACGGTCAACAGCGCAACGCCGAGTTCCGCCGCGGCCGCGACGGAGCCGGCGACCGTGTGCGGGATGTCGTGGAACTTGAGGTCGAGGAAGACCTGCCCGCCGGCGGCGCGCACGGCACGCACCGCCTCGGGCCCGGCGGCGGTGAAGAGCACGGATCCTATCTTGAACCAGGGCGTCACCGGCAGCACGCGGTGGACCAGGGCTGCGGCGGCCTCCAGCGTCGGGAGGTCCAGGGCGACGACGAGGGCTGGGGTTCTGGCCAACGGCTCTAGACCGGGACCTTCACCCGGTACTCTCGGACCTCCGCGATCGGGAGGCCGAGCGCCCGGCGCGCGGCAATCCATTCTGCGATGGCATCCTTCACGTTCTCGAGGGCTTCCTGCTCTGTCATGCCTTCCGAGATCACTCCGCGCAACGCAGGAACTCGAACAACGTAGACGCCGCTGGAAGCGTCGTAGTCCATGATCGCGGTAAACTCGGTCTCCACGCCCTACTTCCCTCCCAGCAGAGCAGCCAGTTCCTCCACACCGCCCGGCAGAGCCATCCGGTCCCGAATGAATTCCAGCTCTGCTCTCCACGCGCAACGGTCGTTCAGCGCCTTGCTGGGTCGGCCCTTCGCGCTTTCGTTGCGTCCTTCCGCGCGCTCCCTCTGCATTGGTCCTCACGCCTCTCCTTCAAAGAGGTGTCCTCCAACAAGAGGAGGGACGTCATCCATGCCTTCCAGCGCCCTGGTGAGATCAGTCACCCGCTCGACGCCGTGCTCCGTCAGGTACGCCCGCAGCCCCTCTGTGATCTCCTCGGCCGTGCGCGG contains these protein-coding regions:
- a CDS encoding ATP-dependent DNA helicase PcrA; translated protein: MDLLSSLNPPQRDAVIHPGGPLLVLAGAGSGKTRVLAHRIAYLIRERGIAPGRILAVTFTNKAAREMRERIDALLGGPVARPIWVGTFHATCSRILRADCEAIGVPAQFAIYDEDDQRRVIRDCMAALGLDERRYPPAAIHAMIGRAKDEVLDVARYAARASTFMEEATARVWQAYQAELRAQGALDFDDLMCEVLRLFDEHPDVLRRYQDRFEHVLVDEYQDTNHAQYLLVRALAGGHRNVTVVGDDDQCLPAGTLIAMASSGQASPPGATPTPGATSIESIEEGSIIQAACGSGRLAPARTAAPLRREYRGPVVTVETAGGLRLAATPNHLVFARLVPHPDLHYVYLMHRRGVGYRIGRTRGVRSRTPGGVDSGLALRLNGEVAERLWVLAASHDEAEAAYIEQLYAFRYGIPTTVFQVRGRRMQIGQPHVDRIFREIETEDRAHRLLSDLEMFPEYPHHRSGAVIRGQTTRRLVHFTMFGDGRTYQQRPWHDHRIQLVTSGAEICRDYDAGWRMARDLAATVEGEPVLRARVAGGSAATGQAASRSRPVHLVLPLGHLHPGMRLAVVHGGRVVEDEVTTRTMGHYEGPVFDLDVPDLRTFVANGVLVHNSIYRWRGADVRNILEFESDYPDAKVVALTQNYRSTKTILAAAHAVIRHNPHRHAKELWTGNQEGLPVQVYDALDGSDEARFVSEQVRALAADGVRLREIAVLYRTNAQSRLLEEECLKAGIPYQVVGGVRFYERKEIKDILAYLRLAVAPGDEVNLRRALATPRRGIGDVSLARLTSSARAAGCTMLEAMRRPEITDGLPRAAARTLEAFAGLIAGLSEAAAVLPAGDVITRAIAQTGYQAMLQAEGTEEAFSRLENVRELVTVAREIEESAGEPGLAAFLQHLALVADVDTHRDDLDRVTLMTLHSAKGLEFPAVFVTGLEEGLCPHVRALEEEGGLDEERRLCYVGFTRAKHRLYLTHARTRATFGAPNMALPSRFLEEVPPELTAGAVRPTVEWPARPGPGQAAAPGSGRSRLDARRSLTHFEVGMRVRHSKFGDGEVLDTEGEGEAAIVTVRFSGAVKRLALSYAPLERAE
- a CDS encoding Uma2 family endonuclease, with the translated sequence MNMWGGPGGCYTCVMAPETRTPVSVEEFWHLAHRLPKAELIGGQVIELVPPGVRHGVLVLSLGQRLREHVAARGLGIVVSDAGFILIKEPPTVRAPDLAVVLKRRVPSPLPAKFFPGPPDLAVEVLSPDDRPSEVAAKVADYLRAGAHGVWVVDPDARTVTVHAHADVMRFARDEVLQGALPLPDLALPLQTVFAEID
- the guaA gene encoding glutamine-hydrolyzing GMP synthase: MLPTQPGAVPRPVIVLDFGAQYAQLIARRIRESRVYSLILPYDTPLQQILALRPQGIVLSGGPASVCEPGALLVDPALFDAGVPVLGICYGMQLMAHLLGGRTAAVEQREYGRTRLFVDDGSDLFAGLEPRLICWMSHGDSVAELPPGFAALAHTDSSPVAAMADRSRRLYGLQFHPEVSHTPWGIEVLRNFLYGICGCDPSWTMVSFIDRSVTLIQEQVGRGRALCALSGGVDSATAAALVHRAIGDQLTCIFVDHGLLRKGEPEQVVKTFRDAFQVPLIHVDARARFLAHLAGVTDPEQKRRTIGEEFVRVFEEEAQRLGAIEYLVQGTLYPDVIESGTRTAARIKTHHNVGGLPERMRLRLVEPFRDLFKDEVREVARQLGLPDRMIVRHPFPGPGLAIRIMGEVTAERLEPLRSADAIILEELREAGLALEIWQAFGVLLPVRTVGVMGDARTYGQVIVVRAVTSEDGMTADWARLPEEVLEAVASRITREVPGVTRVVYDITSKPPATIEWE